The following coding sequences are from one Arachis hypogaea cultivar Tifrunner chromosome 7, arahy.Tifrunner.gnm2.J5K5, whole genome shotgun sequence window:
- the LOC112702555 gene encoding uncharacterized protein produces MGRSSSSLKLKLAPFSAPHFHIFRTILPFSSSSRSWYTPPPPHPPQHPPHHDILIKISELIAAAAAKSKPLSSSRTLNRLLPSLTPRHVIDLIALNPFSLHPLSLLSFFHFLPSHHPPFRHTLLTYTSMALSLSYHHLLPQAHSLLYLLVSRKGTNSAPQVFSSVVQAMRIIPAPHYSNHINDNAHLVFDVLVSAYVDSGFVYDAVTCLRLVKENGFGVPFRACGYLLDRMVKVEPIGSCWKLFWEVLDCGYPAKVYNFNVLMHGFCKIGDVGSANKVFDEIPKRGLRPSVVSFNTLIGGYCKVGCVEEGFRLKGVMEEEGISPDVFTFSTLIKGLCKDSRVDDAGILFAEMCKKGLVPNGVTFTTLIDGQCKYGKIDLALKNFQVMINQGIRPDLITYNALINGLCRIRDLKEAKKLVDEMSERDLKPDKITFTTLIDGYCKDGDMESALEIKERMIEGGIELDQVAFTALISGLCRDGRANDAEKMLREMLNAGFKPDDPTYGMIIDCFCKKGDVKMGFKLLKEMQSDEHIPGVVTYNVLLNGLCKQGQMKNAEMLLDAMRNLGVVPDDITFNTLLDGHSKHGSSDDFNIFSCEKGLVTDYASYAALVNESSKASKDRLRR; encoded by the coding sequence atgggaagaagcagcagcagcctGAAACTGAAACTTGCTCCATTCTCCGCTCCTCACTTTCACATCTTCAGAACCATCCTtcccttctcctcttcctctcgaTCATGGTACACCCCACCGCCTCCACATCCACCACAACATCCTCCCCATCACGACATACTCATCAAAATCTCCGAACTcatcgccgccgccgccgccaaaTCGAAGCCGCTCTCCTCCTCCCGCACCCTCAACCGTCTCCTCCCTTCCCTCACTCCCCGCCACGTCATTGATCTCATCGCACTCAACCCTTTCTCCCTCCacccactctctctcctctccttctTCCACTTCCTGCCTTCCCACCACCCTCCCTTCCGCCACACCCTCCTCACTTATACTTCCATGGCACTTTCTCTCTCCTATCACCATCTTCTCCCTCAAGCTCACTCCCTCCTTTACCTCCTCGTTTCACGAAAGGGTACAAACTCTGCACCCCAAGTATTCTCTTCTGTGGTCCAAGCTATGAGGATTATCCCTGCACCCCATTACTCCAATCACATAAATGATAATGCCCATCTTGTGTTTGATGTTTTGGTATCTGCTTACGTTGATTCTGGGTTCGTTTATGACGCTGTAACGTGTTTGCGGTTGGTTAAGGAGAATGGTTTCGGGGTTCCGTTTCGTGCTTGTGGGTATCTTCTTGATAGAATGGTGAAGGTGGAACCGATTGGGTCTTGTTGGAAGCTTTTTTGGGAAGTTTTGGATTGTGGATATCCCGCGAAAGTTTATAATTTTAATGTTTTGATGCATGGGTTTTGTAAAATTGGTGATGTTGGAAGTGCTAacaaggtgtttgatgaaattccAAAGAGGGGTTTGCGTCCCAGTGTTGTGAGTTTCAACACTTTGATTGGCGGGTACTGTAAGGTGGGGTGTGTGGAGGAGGGTTTTAGGttgaagggtgttatggaagagGAAGGGATTTCTCCAGACGTGTTCACTTTCAGCACTTTGATCAAGGGATTGTGTAAGGATAGTAGAGTTGATGATGCAGGGATTTTGTTTGCTGAAATGTGCAAGAAAGGGTTGGTCCCCAATGGTGTTACTTTTACCACTTTGATTGATGGGCAATGCAAATATGGGAAAATTGATCTGGCCTTGAAGAATTTTCAGGTAATGATCAATCAGGGCATTAGGCCGGACTTGATCACGTACAATGCGCTGATTAATGGCCTTTGCAGAATCCGCGATTTGAAGGAAGCTAAGAAGCTTGTGGATGAGATGAGCGAGAGAGATTTAAAACCCGACAAAATCACGTTCACAACGCTAATAGATGGATATTGCAAGGATGGGGACATGGAATCTGCATTGGAGATCAAGGAGAGAATGATTGAAGGCGGGATTGAACTTGATCAGGTAGCTTTTACCGCACTCATATCAGGGCTTTGCAGAGATGGAAGAGCTAATGATGCTGAGAAAATGTTGAGGGAGATGTTAAATGCTGGTTTCAAACCGGATGATCCGACATATGGTATGATCATTGATTGCTTTTGTAAGAAGGGTGATGTTAAGATGGGATTCAAGTTGCTGAAGGAGATGCAAAGTGATGAACATATACCAGGAGTTGTCACATATAATGTGTTATTGAATGGACTGTGCAAACAGGGTCAGATGAAAAATGCGGAAATGCTATTGGATGCAATGCGTAATTTAGGGGTGGTTCCTGATGACATTACATTTAACACTTTACTTGACGGTCACAGCAAGCACGGAAGCTCTGATGATTTTAACATATTCAGTTGTGAGAAAGGACTTGTCACAGATTATGCTTCTTATGCAGCACTTGTTAATGAATCAAGTAAAGCTTCAAAAGATAGGCTAAGGAGGTGA